Below is a window of Nocardioides sp. S-1144 DNA.
GCCGTCGACCAGCTGGCCCGCGAGGGGCTCGAGCTGCCGAGGGGCGTGACGTTCCTCGTCGGGGAGAACGGCTCCGGCAAGTCGACGCTGGTCGAGGCGGTGGCGGCGGCCTACGGCCTGTCCGGCGAGGGCGGCTCGACCCACAGCCGGCACGCGACGCGCGCGACCGAGTCCCCGCTGGCCTCGGCGCTGCGCCTCCAGCGCGGGGTCGGGGCGTCACGGTGGGGCTTCTTCCTGCGCGCCGAGACGATGCACGGCTGGTACACCTACATGGACGACCACGGCGGGCCCCGCGACCCCGACTACCACGCGATGAGCCACGGCGAGTCGTTCCTGGCCGTGCTGCGGGCCAAGTTCGACGGCCCCGCGTTCTACTGCCTCGACGAGCCCGAGGCCGCGCTCTCGTTCTCCTCCACCCTCGCCCTCATCGGCGTGCTGCACGACCTCCAGCGGGCCGGCGCCCAGGTGCTCTGCGCGACCCACTCCCCGGTGCTGGCCTCACTGCCGGGGGCACGGATCCTCGAGGTCGGCGAGTGGGGCTACCGCGCCGCGTCGTGGGAGGACCTCGAGCTGGTCACCCACTGGAGGGCCTACCTCGACTCGCCCGGGCGCTACCTGCGGCACGTGCTCGACTGAGGGAGCCCCGCTCAGGGGGAACGGCGCAGCAGCGCCACGAACATGGCGTCCGTGCCGTGCCGGTGCGGCCACAGCTGCAGCGTGCCGGGCAGCGGGCCGGCGGCGTCCGGCACCTCCGGGAGCAGCGCTCCGACGTCCTCGAGGACGACGTCGGAGCGGTTCTCCAGCAACGAGGTGACGACGCCCGAGGTCTCGGCGAGCACCGGCGAGCAAGTCGCGTAGACGACGACCCCGCCCGGGCGCAACAGGTCGACCGCGCTGGCCAGCAGCGCGCGCTGGAGCAGCACGAGCTCGAGCAGGTCGTCGGGTCGACGCCGCCAGCGCGACTCGGGACGGCGTCGCAGGGCGCCCAGGCCGGTGCAGGGGGCGTCGACCAGGACCCGGTCGGCGGTGCCGGGCGTCAGCGGGGGGCGACGTCCGTCGGCGACCACGATCCCGGCGAACCCGCCGGTGCCGCGGAGGTCGGCGAGCGAGCGGGCGACCAGGCGGGCCCGGTGCGGCGCCCGCTCGACCGCGAGCAGGGACGCGCCGCGCTCGGCGGCGAGCGCGGCCAGCAGGGCCGCCTTGCCGCCCGGACCGGCGCAGAGGTCGACCCAGCGGCCGCCGTCGCCGTCGGAGCCCTCGGCGGGGACCTCGGCGCGGGCCAGGGCCAGCGCCACCAGCTGCGAGCCCTCGTCCTGGACGCCGGCGCGCCCCTCGGCGACCGCGGGGACGGCGGCGGGGCTGCCGCCGGTGAGCGTGACGCCGTAGGGCGAGTAGGGCGTCGGCTCGCCCGGCAGCTCCTCGCGCGTGGCCCGGCCCGGGCGGGCCACCAGGGTGACCTCCGGGGCGACGTTGTCGGCGGCGAGCAGGGCGAGCAGCTGGTCGGGGCCGACGGCCTTGCGGAGCTCGTCGACCACCCAGGCCGGGTGGCTGAGGGCGACCTCGGGGTAGCGCAGGCTGGTCGGGTCGGGGGCGACCCGCGCCACCCAGGCGTCGAGGTCGTGGGCGGCGACCTTGCGCAGCACGGCGTTCGCGAACCCGGCCGCGCCCTGGTTGCCGGTGGCCCGGACGAGGTCGACGGTGGTGCTGATCGCGGCGTGGGTGGGCACCCGCATGGCCAGCAGCTGGTGCGTGCCGAGCCGCAGGGCGTCGAGCACCTTGGCCTCGACCTTGCTCAGCGGCCGGTCGACACAGGCCGACAGCACGGCGTCGTAGGTGCCGCGCCAGCGCAGGGTGCCGGAGGCGAGCTCGGTGGTGAACGCCGCGTCGCGGGCCTCGAGATTGAAGTGGGCGATCACCGCCGGGAGCACGAGGTTGGCGTAGGCGTCGTCGACGCGCACGGCCTTGAGCACCTCGAAGGCCGCGAGCCGCGGCACGTCGACGGGACCTCGCACGCGGCCGCCGCCCGGGCGGAGGGTGGAGCCGGCGCGCTCAGCCATCGCCGAGGTGCTCCTTCACGAGCCGCTTCGGCGCGCGCGTGGCCCAGGCGTCGGTGATGATCTCCGCGAGCTCGTCGCGCCCGAGCTCGCCGAGCCGCGACTGCTGGACCAGCACGGCGGCGTAGCCGTCGAAGTGGTCGATGGTGAAGAACGGCGTCGCGGCGTCGTCGACGAGCGCCGCCTTCTCCGCCTCGGTCGGCGTCACGATGATCACCAGGTCGTCGTACTGCTCACCGGTGTCGGGGTCGACGGCGGAGGCGTGCGGACGCCGGTACATCACGAACCCCTTCCCCCGCGGGCCCGACGGCACCTTCCAGGTCGGCATGTCGCCCCACGACGTGCCGAGCTCGGTGTCGGGCAGCGCCGCACAGATCTCGTCGACGTCGTCGGGGGTCGCCGGGCGCCCGCCCGAGCCGTCAGGCACGCGGGCCGCCGAACCGGACGCCCGAGGCCAGCCGGACGCCGCGCGCCCAGTCGGCCGCGGCCATCTGCCGCTTGCCGAACGCCTTGACCTCGCCGAGCCGGACGGCGGTGGTGCCGGTGCCGACGAGCACCTCCTGCTTGCTGACCGCGAGCTCGCCGGCGGGCAGGTCGACGTCGGTGATGCGCACGGGACCGATCTTGATCCGCTCGCCCTCGTGGGTGCTCCACCCGCCGGGTGCCGGCGTGCAGGCACGGATCCGGCGGTCGACGGCGACCGCCGGCTCGGACCAGTCGACCTCGGCGTCCTCGACGGTGATCTTGGGCGCGAGGCTGACGCCGTCGGCGGGTTGCTCGCGGGCCTCGATGGTGCCGGCGGCGAGGTGGTCGAGGGTGGAGACGAGCAGGCCCGCGCCGCCCTCGGCGAGGCGACCGAGCAGGTCGCCGGCGGTGTCGGTGGGCAGGATCCGCTCGGTCATGACGCCGAACGTCGGACCGGCGTCCATCGCCTTGACGATGCGGAACGTCGTCGCCCCGGTGACCTCGTCGCCGGCCCACACCGCGTGCTGCACGGGGGCCGCGCCGCGCCAGGCCGGCAGGCAGGAGAAGTGCAGGTTGACCCAGCCGAGCGGCACGAGGTCGAGCGCCGACTGCGGCAGCAGCGCGCCGTAGGCCACGACCGGGCAGCAGTCGGGCGCCAGGGCCCGCAGCGCCTCCTGGAACTCCGGGTCGCGGGGGTGGTCGGGCTTGAGCACCGGGACGCCGAGCGCCTCGGCCCGCTGGGCGACCGGGCTCGCGACGAGCTTGCGGCCGCGCCCCGACGGCGCGTCGGGGCGGGTCACGACACCGACCAGCTCGTGGGCGGACGCGGCGATGGCGTCGAGGGACGGGACGGCGACCTCGGGCGTGCCGGCGAACACGACGCGCATCAGAGACCCAGCCCTCGGGTGGCGTGCGGGCTGACCTTGACCTGCGGACGCTCCAGGCCGAACCACTCCGACTCCCGGATCTCCTTCATCGCGGCCTTGCGCGCCGCGGTGTCGAGCCGGTCGATGAACAGGACGCCGTCGAGGTGGTCGGTCTCGTGCTGGATGGCCCGGGCCAGCAGCTCGGAGCCCTCGACGACGAGCGGCTCGCCGTGCACGTCCCACCCGCGGGCGACGACCGAGAGGGCCCGGCGGCAGTCGTAGGTCAGGCCCGGCAGCGACAGGCAGCCCTCGTCGCCGTCCTGGACCTCCTCCGACAGCGTCAGATCGGGGTTGACGAGGTGCCCGACCTCCCCGTCGACGTTCCACGTGAAGACCCGGAGGCCGACGCCGATCTGCGGCGCCGCGAGGCCCGCGCCGGGTGCCTCCAGCATCGTCTCGGTGAGGTCGGCGACCAGGGTGCGCAGCTCCTTGTCGAAGTCGACGACCTCGAGCGCGGGACGGCGCAGCACCGGGTCACCGAAGAGCCGGATGGGCTGGATCGCCACGGAACTCCTTGTGCGGGACGGGATGTGCTCGGGTCGGCCATCCTAGTTGGCCGTCGTCCGGGACTCGGGGTCGATCCCCATGCCCTGCGCACGGGTCCCGCGGGTCCGGCGCCCCTCCGGCGGGTCGCGGGTCCGGCGGGCCGTTCTGCACAGATGTTCGAACACAGTAGCGATTGTCCGTCGATCGTCGTAGAATAGACCCATGCCCGCAGCCACCGCCACCCAGACCGCCGACCCGGCCCTGGCAGCGGTGCGCACCCACCAGGCGGCGACCCGCCGGGCCGAGGTCGCGACCCTGGTTGCGGTTCTCGACTGGGCCCTCGAGCACACCACCGACGATGACCCCCACACCGTGACGTTCGGCGAACGGCCGCTCCCGCTGGGTGGCGTCGGCTGCCCGGTCATCGAGGAGTTCGCCGCCTACGACCTCGCCGCCGCGATGGGCATGAGCACCGACGCCGGGCTGGGCTACCTCGGGCGGGCCCTCGAGCTCCGCTACCGGCTTCCCCGCCTGTGGGCAGCGGTCCTCGACGGGCGGCTCCCCGTCTGGAAGGCCGGTCGGATCGCCGAGTCGACGATGCGCCTGCCCGTCGACGGCGCGGCGTACGTCGACGCCCGACTCGCCCAGGCCGTCTCCTCGATCACCTTCGCCCAGCTCGACCGCCTCGTCACCGAGGCCCTCGCCCGATACGCACCCCAGGACGTCGCCCCGCCCGCCGACGAACGGCACGCCTGGATCGACCTGACGAACGTCACCCTCCAGGGTCACGTCCGCCTCGACGCCCTCCTGTCGGTTCCCGACGCCCTTGACCTCGAGGACGCCCTCCAGACCGGAGCCGCGAGGCTCACCGACGCCGGATCCACCGACCCCCTCGACGTCCGACGGTCGATCGCCCTCGGCGACCTCGCCCGCGGCGAGCAGCCCCTCGACCTCGTCACGCGACCCACCCGTGACCTCGTCGTGCACGTCCACCACGACAGTCCGGACCTTGGGCGCTGCGCGACCACCAGGAGTCCGGTCACCGTCGAGACCATCCGCACCTGGTGCGCCACCGCCGCGAAGGTCACCATCAAGCCCGTCATCGACCTCCACGACCACGTCCACGTCGAGGCCTACGAAGCCCCCGACCGGTTGCGCGAACAGATCGAGCTGCGCGACCTCACCTGCGTCTTCCCCCACTGCCGCCGCCCCGCCACCCGCTGCGACCTCGACCACGTCGTCCCGTACTCAGCCGGCGGCACCACCAGCAGCGACAACCTCGCGCCCCTCTGCCGACGCCACCACCGCGCCAAGACCCACAGCCGCTGGCACTACCGGATGGCCGATCCCGGCACCTACGACTGGACCGCGCCGTCGGGCCTCACCTACCGACGAGACCACCACGGCACCACCGCCCTCGACCCACCAGCGTCGACAGCACGCCCCGCCGAGACCTGACCGACCCGCCCCGACACCCCGCCCCGGCGGGGACATCGGCATGCCCAGCCCGAGAGTGCTCGACGTGGGCGACTGGGGTGCTGGAGGTGCCGTGCTCACCCTCCCAGCGCACCTCGGCGCCCGCCCCACTCCCGGCCGTCCTCGGCGACCCGCGCGACCACGCGGCCGACCACAGGCTCTCGACGGTCCGGCTCAGAGCTGCTGCGGGTCGACGCGCACCCGCACGGCGTCGAGCTTGCGGGCCGAGCGGATCCGCTGGAGGTCGCCGAGGGCGCGGGACAGGTCGGCGCCGTGGGCGCGCGGGGTGCGGAGCACCAGCCGCTCCTCCTCGGGGCCGGCGGGCACCGGGCCGAGGACCTCGACGTGGGCGGGCGGGGCGAGCAGGGTGAGGGCGTCGTCGACGGCGCCGGGCTCGCCGGTGACGGTGGCCAGCCGGGTCGTCGGGGGCAGCCGCGCCTCGTGGCGGTCGCGCGCCTCGCGCCGCGCGAAGCCGGCGTGGTCCCAGCGCACCAGGGCCTGCAGCGCGGGGTGGGCGGGGTCGCCGACCGCCATCGCGCGCCCGCCGGGACGGACCAGCCCCACGGCGTTGCTCCACCGGCGCAGCGCCTCCTCCGCGGCACGGAGGTCGTCGCGACCCAGGAGCAGCCAGGTGTCGAGCAGGACCACGGCGGCGTACCCGCCCGCGGCGACCGGCTCGGCCCCGGGGGTGGCCACGACGATCGACGGGATGTCGGGCACCTCGGCGAGCACGTGGTCGCCCGACGAGGTGCGCACCAGGGTGCTGGGGAAGGCCCGGCCGAGCTCCTCGCCGGTGCGCGCGTCGCCGAGGACGGGGGCCCGCAGCCCGTGCGCCCCGCACTCGCGGCAGGCCCACCCGAGGGCCGGGGTGGCGCACCAGCGGCAGGCCGGCGGCGTGGTGGGCGAGGTGAGCGCGAGCGGGCCGGCGCACGTCGCGCAGCGCGCCGGCGTGCGGCAGCGCTCGCAGGCCAGGGCCAGCGCGTACCCGGCGCGCGGGGTCTGCACCAGCACCGGGCCCGTGGTCAGCGCCGAGCGCACCAGGTCGTGCACCTGGCGCGGCACCCGGGCCCCGGCGCCGTGCGGGTCGCGCTCGAGGTCGAAGTCGGTCGCCCCGGCGATCGCGACCGTGACGGCCGAGCGCAACCGGGCCCGCGGCGCGACCAGCTCGTGCGCCCACCCGCCCGGCGTGAGGTAGGCCGCCTCGACGCTGCGGGAGAAGCCGCCGACCAGCGCCGCGACGCCCTCCCGCTCGGCACGCAGCAGGAGCACCTCGCGGGTGTGAGGGTAGGGCGCCCGCGGCTCGGCGTGCAGGTCGTCGCCGTCGTCCCACACCACGACCAGGCCGAGGTCGACCACCGGCGCGAACGCCGCGGCGCGGGTGCCCACCACGACCCGCCGGGCGCCCCGGCTGATCGCGAGGAAGTCGCGGTAGCGCCGGGCCGGCCCGGAGTCGGCGGTGAGCGTGACGTGCTGGTCGGGACCCAGCGCGGCACCCAGCGCGGCGTCGACGCGGGCGACGTCCTTGCCGTCGGGCACGCAGACCAGCACGCCCCGGCCCGAGCGCACGGTCGCGGCGGCCGCGGCGGCCACGAGCGCGGGCCAGTCGTCGCCGGGGGCTACGGTCCACACCGCGCGCGGTGACCCGCCGTCGGCGAGGTGGCCCAGGAACGCCGGCCCGTGGTCGTAGCCGGCCCACCCGG
It encodes the following:
- a CDS encoding AAA family ATPase; the protein is MDLDQPPVVRIDVGTSEDVDPLAWPMTIPAVDQLAREGLELPRGVTFLVGENGSGKSTLVEAVAAAYGLSGEGGSTHSRHATRATESPLASALRLQRGVGASRWGFFLRAETMHGWYTYMDDHGGPRDPDYHAMSHGESFLAVLRAKFDGPAFYCLDEPEAALSFSSTLALIGVLHDLQRAGAQVLCATHSPVLASLPGARILEVGEWGYRAASWEDLELVTHWRAYLDSPGRYLRHVLD
- a CDS encoding RsmB/NOP family class I SAM-dependent RNA methyltransferase translates to MAERAGSTLRPGGGRVRGPVDVPRLAAFEVLKAVRVDDAYANLVLPAVIAHFNLEARDAAFTTELASGTLRWRGTYDAVLSACVDRPLSKVEAKVLDALRLGTHQLLAMRVPTHAAISTTVDLVRATGNQGAAGFANAVLRKVAAHDLDAWVARVAPDPTSLRYPEVALSHPAWVVDELRKAVGPDQLLALLAADNVAPEVTLVARPGRATREELPGEPTPYSPYGVTLTGGSPAAVPAVAEGRAGVQDEGSQLVALALARAEVPAEGSDGDGGRWVDLCAGPGGKAALLAALAAERGASLLAVERAPHRARLVARSLADLRGTGGFAGIVVADGRRPPLTPGTADRVLVDAPCTGLGALRRRPESRWRRRPDDLLELVLLQRALLASAVDLLRPGGVVVYATCSPVLAETSGVVTSLLENRSDVVLEDVGALLPEVPDAAGPLPGTLQLWPHRHGTDAMFVALLRRSP
- a CDS encoding MmcQ/YjbR family DNA-binding protein, encoding MPDGSGGRPATPDDVDEICAALPDTELGTSWGDMPTWKVPSGPRGKGFVMYRRPHASAVDPDTGEQYDDLVIIVTPTEAEKAALVDDAATPFFTIDHFDGYAAVLVQQSRLGELGRDELAEIITDAWATRAPKRLVKEHLGDG
- the fmt gene encoding methionyl-tRNA formyltransferase, yielding MRVVFAGTPEVAVPSLDAIAASAHELVGVVTRPDAPSGRGRKLVASPVAQRAEALGVPVLKPDHPRDPEFQEALRALAPDCCPVVAYGALLPQSALDLVPLGWVNLHFSCLPAWRGAAPVQHAVWAGDEVTGATTFRIVKAMDAGPTFGVMTERILPTDTAGDLLGRLAEGGAGLLVSTLDHLAAGTIEAREQPADGVSLAPKITVEDAEVDWSEPAVAVDRRIRACTPAPGGWSTHEGERIKIGPVRITDVDLPAGELAVSKQEVLVGTGTTAVRLGEVKAFGKRQMAAADWARGVRLASGVRFGGPRA
- the def gene encoding peptide deformylase, whose protein sequence is MAIQPIRLFGDPVLRRPALEVVDFDKELRTLVADLTETMLEAPGAGLAAPQIGVGLRVFTWNVDGEVGHLVNPDLTLSEEVQDGDEGCLSLPGLTYDCRRALSVVARGWDVHGEPLVVEGSELLARAIQHETDHLDGVLFIDRLDTAARKAAMKEIRESEWFGLERPQVKVSPHATRGLGL
- a CDS encoding HNH endonuclease signature motif containing protein produces the protein MPAATATQTADPALAAVRTHQAATRRAEVATLVAVLDWALEHTTDDDPHTVTFGERPLPLGGVGCPVIEEFAAYDLAAAMGMSTDAGLGYLGRALELRYRLPRLWAAVLDGRLPVWKAGRIAESTMRLPVDGAAYVDARLAQAVSSITFAQLDRLVTEALARYAPQDVAPPADERHAWIDLTNVTLQGHVRLDALLSVPDALDLEDALQTGAARLTDAGSTDPLDVRRSIALGDLARGEQPLDLVTRPTRDLVVHVHHDSPDLGRCATTRSPVTVETIRTWCATAAKVTIKPVIDLHDHVHVEAYEAPDRLREQIELRDLTCVFPHCRRPATRCDLDHVVPYSAGGTTSSDNLAPLCRRHHRAKTHSRWHYRMADPGTYDWTAPSGLTYRRDHHGTTALDPPASTARPAET
- a CDS encoding primosomal protein N', whose amino-acid sequence is MTERPEPEVPQPELLPGMVRATVKQAQAKARATRARNAAEAAVAEVAPVARVLVDVPLAHLDRTFDYAVPATMAEAAVPGVRVKVRFAGQDVDGYLVERADQTDHTGRLTPLRRVVSPEPVLSPQVAALTADVAERYAGVRSDVLRLAVPPRHATTEKQPSPDRPADGIVAPHTDAEHDTGAGWAGYDHGPAFLGHLADGGSPRAVWTVAPGDDWPALVAAAAAATVRSGRGVLVCVPDGKDVARVDAALGAALGPDQHVTLTADSGPARRYRDFLAISRGARRVVVGTRAAAFAPVVDLGLVVVWDDGDDLHAEPRAPYPHTREVLLLRAEREGVAALVGGFSRSVEAAYLTPGGWAHELVAPRARLRSAVTVAIAGATDFDLERDPHGAGARVPRQVHDLVRSALTTGPVLVQTPRAGYALALACERCRTPARCATCAGPLALTSPTTPPACRWCATPALGWACRECGAHGLRAPVLGDARTGEELGRAFPSTLVRTSSGDHVLAEVPDIPSIVVATPGAEPVAAGGYAAVVLLDTWLLLGRDDLRAAEEALRRWSNAVGLVRPGGRAMAVGDPAHPALQALVRWDHAGFARREARDRHEARLPPTTRLATVTGEPGAVDDALTLLAPPAHVEVLGPVPAGPEEERLVLRTPRAHGADLSRALGDLQRIRSARKLDAVRVRVDPQQL